A window of the Amycolatopsis solani genome harbors these coding sequences:
- a CDS encoding NUDIX hydrolase translates to MSGSAGRPGASKPRRRRRRQRGRRLTTVDETSAGGLVVDAAREQAVLIGRLDRHGRLLWSLPKGHIEDGETVEQTAVREVKEETGISARVMRPLGTIDYWFVAERRRIHKTVHHFLLEALGGELSDEDVEVTEVAWVPLAELETKLAYSDERKLVRKAKELFARPDVHGRDEHAPEGAPE, encoded by the coding sequence ATGTCTGGATCAGCCGGCCGACCCGGCGCCTCGAAGCCGCGCAGGCGGCGCAGGCGTCAGCGCGGCAGGCGCCTGACCACGGTCGACGAGACGTCGGCCGGTGGCCTCGTGGTGGACGCGGCACGCGAACAGGCGGTGCTGATCGGCCGGCTCGACCGGCACGGCAGACTGCTGTGGTCGCTGCCCAAGGGCCACATCGAGGACGGTGAGACGGTGGAACAGACGGCCGTGCGCGAGGTGAAGGAGGAAACCGGCATCTCCGCGCGCGTCATGCGGCCGCTGGGCACCATCGACTACTGGTTCGTGGCCGAACGGCGGCGCATCCACAAAACCGTCCACCACTTCCTGCTCGAGGCGCTCGGCGGTGAGCTGTCCGACGAGGACGTCGAGGTCACCGAGGTGGCCTGGGTCCCGCTGGCCGAGCTGGAGACCAAACTCGCCTACTCCGACGAACGCAAGCTCGTCCGGAAGGCCAAGGAACTTTTCGCGCGCCCGGACGTCCACGGACGAGACGAGCACGCCCCTGAGGGAGCCCCCGAGTGA
- a CDS encoding CCA tRNA nucleotidyltransferase, translating to MNDVVVKQNAVVELMRVSPLAEELAERFASAGHRLYLVGGSVRDALLDRPSGDLDFTTDARPDRVLKIVSEWGDAVWDVGIAFGTIGVTKKGMQLEITTFRADSYDRVGRNPQVTFGDSIEGDLLRRDFTVNAMAVELASGTFIDPHDGLSALREKVLDTPATPQESFADDPLRMLRAARFAAQLGFTAAPRVVDAMTSMAGEIDRITAERVQAELSKLLLADDPRPGLELLVDTGLADRVLPEVPGMRLAMDEHHQHKDVYQHSLTVLAQAIELEKSHEPTSGPDLILRLAALLHDAGKPATREFQPGGGVSFHHHEVVGARMARKRLRALKFSKEIIDDVSQLVFLHLRFHGYGKGEWTDSAVRRYVTDAGPLLTRLHKLVRADCTTRNRRKAAALQATYDDLEARITALKAKEDLDRVRPDLNGEEIMELLGLKPGPDVGKAWKFLKDLRLDRGPLDHDEAVAELKQWAAENGIGNG from the coding sequence GTGAACGACGTGGTCGTCAAGCAGAACGCGGTGGTGGAGCTGATGCGGGTCTCCCCCCTGGCCGAGGAGCTGGCGGAGAGGTTCGCCAGTGCGGGCCACCGCCTCTACCTGGTCGGTGGCAGCGTGCGGGACGCGCTGCTCGACCGCCCCTCCGGCGATCTCGACTTCACCACCGACGCCCGGCCCGACCGGGTGCTGAAGATCGTCAGCGAGTGGGGCGACGCCGTCTGGGACGTCGGGATCGCGTTCGGCACGATCGGCGTGACCAAGAAGGGCATGCAGCTCGAGATCACGACGTTCCGCGCGGACAGCTACGACCGCGTCGGCCGCAACCCGCAGGTCACCTTCGGCGACAGCATCGAGGGCGACCTGCTCCGCCGTGACTTCACCGTCAACGCGATGGCCGTCGAGCTGGCGTCGGGGACGTTCATCGACCCGCACGACGGGCTGAGCGCGCTGCGGGAGAAGGTCCTGGACACGCCGGCGACGCCGCAGGAGTCGTTCGCCGACGACCCGCTGCGGATGCTGCGGGCCGCCCGGTTCGCCGCGCAGCTCGGCTTCACCGCCGCGCCGCGGGTGGTCGACGCGATGACGTCGATGGCGGGCGAGATCGACCGGATCACCGCCGAGCGCGTGCAGGCCGAGCTGTCGAAGCTGCTGCTGGCCGACGACCCGCGGCCGGGCCTGGAACTGCTGGTCGACACCGGGCTGGCCGACCGGGTGCTGCCCGAGGTGCCCGGGATGCGGCTGGCCATGGACGAGCACCACCAGCACAAAGACGTCTACCAGCACTCGCTGACCGTGCTCGCGCAGGCGATCGAGCTGGAGAAGTCGCACGAGCCGACGTCCGGGCCCGATCTGATCCTCCGGCTGGCGGCGCTGCTGCACGACGCCGGGAAACCGGCGACGCGGGAGTTCCAGCCGGGGGGCGGCGTGAGCTTCCACCACCACGAGGTGGTCGGCGCGCGGATGGCCCGCAAACGTTTGCGGGCGCTGAAGTTCTCCAAGGAGATCATCGACGACGTCTCCCAGCTCGTGTTCCTCCACCTGCGGTTCCACGGCTACGGCAAGGGCGAGTGGACGGACTCGGCGGTTCGCCGGTACGTCACCGACGCCGGCCCGCTGCTGACCCGGCTGCACAAGCTCGTCCGGGCCGACTGCACCACTCGCAACCGCCGGAAGGCGGCCGCGCTGCAGGCGACGTACGACGACCTCGAGGCCCGCATCACGGCGTTGAAGGCCAAGGAGGACCTCGACCGCGTCCGCCCGGACCTCAACGGCGAAGAGATCATGGAACTGCTCGGCCTCAAGCCGGGGCCGGACGTCGGGAAGGCGTGGAAGTTCCTGAAGGACCTGCGCCTGGACCGCGGGCCGCTGGACCACGACGAAGCCGTGGCCGAGCTGAAGCAGTGGGCCGCGGAAAACGGCATCGGGAACGGCTGA
- a CDS encoding sensor histidine kinase: MPGGGSFLVALMRRGAPAIATATSALPDEIADPAPMHAFRRISRMNGPIDPGERDGLLLRATRYVVLIPLAYRLLAVPGQFGVYTIRHGTTGLLPVGVFTLLSVALNVIGLRWMFRSAPFNGRAAGKLLAVDLLFTVLSPLVLAVTVPPDGYFDALAVTSVHLFGEAGLLTLALGVPSGLVFGLVSFPLRMLANWLNTGRFQVEAAFSTYSALLAELFLATAALLLTGLGTRLALAYGTRNGRLAERAQQHRMLHDTVLQTLEAMALSGTANPEERLVEIQRLARAQAMEIRHTIETAKSERAEAGARPLGEKLAALAAEMARDGLRAQLVVAELDDDTLSEVRQIAIRDAVREALRNTMKHSGTDRVVVRVEERDGGIAVITRDHGSGFSAADHPAGFGISESITARLAEVGGTSRVESGLAGGGTRVTLWVPF, encoded by the coding sequence GTGCCGGGCGGGGGCAGCTTCCTGGTGGCGCTGATGCGCCGCGGCGCCCCCGCGATCGCCACCGCCACGAGCGCGCTCCCCGACGAGATCGCCGACCCGGCGCCGATGCACGCGTTCCGGCGCATCTCGCGGATGAACGGCCCGATCGACCCGGGCGAGCGCGACGGCCTGCTGCTGCGCGCCACCCGGTACGTCGTGCTCATCCCGCTGGCCTACCGGCTGCTCGCGGTGCCCGGCCAGTTCGGCGTCTACACGATCCGCCACGGCACGACCGGGCTGCTGCCGGTCGGGGTGTTCACGCTGCTCTCGGTCGCGCTGAACGTCATCGGCCTGCGCTGGATGTTCCGCTCGGCGCCGTTCAACGGCCGGGCCGCCGGCAAGCTCCTCGCGGTCGACCTGCTCTTCACCGTGCTTTCGCCGCTCGTCCTCGCCGTGACCGTGCCGCCGGACGGCTACTTCGACGCGCTCGCGGTGACCAGCGTCCACCTGTTCGGCGAGGCCGGGCTGCTGACGCTCGCGCTGGGCGTGCCGAGCGGGCTGGTGTTCGGGTTGGTGAGCTTCCCGCTGCGGATGCTCGCGAACTGGCTGAACACCGGCCGGTTCCAGGTCGAAGCCGCCTTCTCGACGTACTCCGCGCTGCTCGCGGAGCTGTTCCTGGCCACCGCCGCCCTGCTGCTGACCGGCCTCGGCACCCGGCTGGCGCTGGCGTACGGCACCCGCAACGGACGGCTCGCCGAGCGTGCCCAGCAGCACCGGATGCTGCACGACACCGTGCTCCAGACGCTCGAGGCGATGGCGTTGTCCGGCACGGCGAACCCCGAGGAGCGGCTCGTCGAGATCCAGCGGCTCGCCCGGGCGCAGGCGATGGAGATCCGGCACACGATCGAGACGGCGAAGTCCGAGCGGGCCGAAGCGGGGGCCCGGCCGCTGGGCGAGAAGCTCGCCGCGCTGGCCGCCGAGATGGCGCGCGACGGCCTTCGGGCCCAGCTCGTGGTGGCCGAGCTGGACGACGACACGCTGTCGGAGGTCCGGCAGATCGCCATCCGCGACGCCGTGCGCGAGGCGCTGCGGAACACGATGAAGCACTCCGGCACCGACCGGGTCGTCGTGCGGGTCGAGGAGCGCGACGGCGGCATCGCGGTGATCACCCGCGACCACGGCAGCGGCTTCAGCGCGGCCGACCACCCGGCCGGGTTCGGCATCAGCGAGTCCATCACCGCGAGGCTGGCGGAGGTCGGCGGGACGTCACGGGTCGAATCGGGACTCGCCGGTGGCGGCACTCGAGTGACGCTCTGGGTCCCCTTCTGA
- a CDS encoding class I SAM-dependent methyltransferase, translated as MTSIELLADALAAYRAGDRDQAADLAAQAGRAGSTLADELRAYLGGDGSAPVYDQPGAFTAFIRGGGNIGLYRALSAALAERYDAEKPESLLDLGCGDGLAVVPALEQASHTPPRIDLVEPSAALLEGVHERVPSAQCWQSTAQDFLARDDLGWEFVQSTFALQSIEPEQRAEVLRTLQLRTGKLVIAEFDVPEFEEGSTAHLRSLVERYERGVAEYGEDASLVAQGFLLPVLLGIVSGQERTNWEHPAEGWVDQLRTAGFTDVDVAPLADYWWSPAVLITAC; from the coding sequence ATGACCTCGATCGAGCTGCTCGCCGACGCTCTCGCCGCCTACCGCGCCGGTGACCGCGACCAGGCCGCCGACCTCGCCGCCCAAGCCGGGCGCGCCGGCTCCACGCTGGCCGACGAACTGCGGGCCTACCTGGGCGGGGACGGCTCGGCGCCGGTGTACGACCAGCCGGGCGCGTTCACGGCCTTCATCCGCGGCGGCGGCAACATCGGCCTGTACCGGGCGCTGAGTGCCGCGCTCGCCGAGCGGTACGACGCCGAGAAGCCCGAATCGCTGCTCGACCTGGGCTGCGGGGACGGCCTCGCCGTCGTGCCCGCGCTCGAACAGGCGTCGCACACCCCGCCGCGGATCGACCTGGTCGAACCGTCGGCCGCGCTGCTCGAGGGCGTCCACGAGCGGGTGCCGTCGGCGCAGTGCTGGCAGTCGACCGCCCAGGACTTCCTGGCCCGCGACGACCTCGGCTGGGAATTCGTCCAGTCGACGTTCGCGCTGCAGTCCATCGAGCCGGAGCAGCGCGCGGAGGTGCTCCGCACGCTGCAGCTGCGCACCGGGAAGCTGGTCATCGCCGAGTTCGACGTGCCCGAGTTCGAGGAAGGCTCGACGGCGCACCTGCGCTCGCTCGTCGAACGCTACGAGCGCGGGGTCGCCGAGTACGGCGAAGACGCCTCCCTGGTCGCGCAGGGATTCCTGCTGCCGGTGCTGCTCGGGATCGTCTCCGGGCAGGAGCGGACGAACTGGGAGCACCCGGCCGAGGGCTGGGTGGACCAGCTGAGGACGGCGGGCTTCACCGACGTCGACGTGGCCCCGCTCGCCGACTACTGGTGGTCGCCCGCCGTCCTGATCACTGCCTGCTGA
- a CDS encoding TNT domain-containing protein, whose protein sequence is MRYRVEVAERPDGLYATWGEGTFRAQRSTTDGTVLLSVLPEEEAPDGFDKEHDGRPARVVPASEVPATFTLRTFAEYDGEVFEVAPGERPELTLRWVRDDSARAAQLGLTDFSVTVPAKQLTALWQTRLDFTETPDARPAPGADDQNALLRAIGRTLLHTVPGGWSRVGAQFRQVGDYAEIEVRAVGDEDGPVSVSLPAVPRLGGLFARLRAAMAQPETGTWFQGTFTLDSASSFDFDFDADREPDWRVPPNDGGRPSTAAYELELATYPRAPKHVPSWLTAKAGLPLDIAFRLARAADAHTEGERPVVNRPPVPPDQVRGVLDYLFRSPVALHRPAPLPDIFGAPGAKPDVPNAFHTDGTWIWPAAVPHYLRKYGVPPEPELIEHIRAAGFRPPFVGELVRATAEAEVNGTPRPAQTTADLPDERALTRVARGEQVRNLRGAETLELLQQRLAEHAVPPAAYRIGANEIPADDVWTLRRAENSWEVSRPPFDEPVAFGSLGDAARFLLGVLLMLPPRPPEESDQPADWPILPMRGEPPLNFYRGKRLITLAPGTTVVRFGNETGNLVHAGSTRFVETSLAFEREREKRPYRVQRAVRVLTGVTAPWNGMPGGAVAYLLPRPLAQHLETGSLSRQ, encoded by the coding sequence GTGCGTTACCGGGTTGAGGTGGCCGAACGCCCGGACGGCCTGTACGCGACGTGGGGCGAGGGGACGTTCCGCGCCCAGCGGTCGACCACGGACGGCACCGTGCTGCTGTCCGTGCTGCCGGAGGAAGAGGCACCGGACGGGTTCGACAAGGAGCACGACGGACGGCCGGCGCGGGTGGTGCCGGCGAGCGAGGTGCCGGCGACGTTCACGCTGCGGACGTTCGCCGAGTACGACGGCGAGGTCTTCGAGGTCGCTCCGGGCGAGCGACCCGAGCTGACCTTGCGCTGGGTCCGCGACGACAGCGCCCGCGCCGCGCAGCTGGGGCTGACCGACTTCTCGGTCACCGTGCCGGCCAAGCAGCTCACGGCGTTGTGGCAGACGCGGCTGGACTTCACCGAGACGCCGGACGCGCGGCCGGCGCCGGGCGCCGACGACCAGAACGCGCTGCTGCGCGCGATCGGCCGGACGCTGCTGCACACCGTGCCCGGCGGCTGGTCGCGGGTCGGCGCCCAGTTCCGGCAGGTCGGCGACTACGCGGAGATCGAGGTCCGCGCGGTCGGCGACGAGGACGGCCCGGTGTCGGTCTCGCTGCCCGCGGTGCCCCGGCTCGGCGGCCTCTTCGCCCGGCTGCGCGCCGCGATGGCCCAGCCCGAGACCGGCACCTGGTTCCAGGGCACGTTCACGCTCGACTCGGCGTCGTCGTTCGACTTCGACTTCGACGCCGACCGGGAGCCGGACTGGCGGGTACCGCCGAACGACGGCGGCCGCCCGTCGACCGCCGCCTACGAGCTGGAGCTGGCGACCTACCCGCGCGCGCCGAAGCACGTGCCGTCGTGGCTGACCGCGAAGGCCGGGCTGCCGCTCGACATCGCGTTCCGCCTCGCGCGGGCCGCGGACGCGCACACCGAGGGCGAGCGCCCGGTGGTCAACCGGCCGCCGGTGCCGCCGGACCAGGTCCGCGGGGTGCTCGACTACCTGTTCCGCTCGCCGGTCGCGCTGCACCGGCCCGCGCCGCTGCCGGACATCTTCGGCGCGCCGGGCGCGAAGCCGGACGTGCCGAACGCGTTCCACACCGACGGCACCTGGATCTGGCCCGCCGCCGTGCCGCACTACCTGCGCAAGTACGGGGTGCCGCCGGAGCCGGAGCTGATCGAGCACATCCGCGCGGCCGGCTTCCGGCCGCCGTTCGTCGGCGAGCTCGTCCGCGCGACGGCGGAGGCGGAGGTCAACGGCACGCCGCGGCCGGCGCAGACGACCGCCGACCTGCCGGACGAGCGGGCGCTGACCCGCGTCGCCCGCGGTGAGCAGGTGCGGAACCTGCGCGGCGCGGAGACGCTGGAACTGCTCCAGCAGCGGCTCGCCGAACACGCCGTACCGCCGGCCGCGTACCGGATCGGTGCGAACGAGATCCCCGCGGACGACGTCTGGACGTTGCGCCGCGCCGAGAACAGCTGGGAGGTCTCCCGGCCGCCGTTCGACGAGCCGGTGGCGTTCGGCTCGCTCGGCGACGCGGCCCGGTTCCTGCTCGGCGTGCTGCTGATGCTGCCGCCCCGGCCGCCGGAAGAGTCCGACCAGCCCGCCGACTGGCCGATCCTGCCGATGCGCGGCGAACCGCCGTTGAACTTCTACCGCGGCAAGCGCCTGATCACGCTCGCGCCGGGCACGACGGTCGTCCGGTTCGGCAACGAGACCGGCAACCTGGTGCACGCCGGGAGCACGCGGTTCGTCGAGACGTCGCTGGCCTTCGAGCGCGAACGGGAGAAGCGGCCGTACCGGGTGCAGCGCGCGGTGCGGGTGCTGACCGGCGTGACGGCGCCGTGGAACGGGATGCCGGGCGGCGCGGTCGCCTACCTGCTGCCGCGCCCGCTCGCCCAGCACCTCGAGACGGGCTCGCTCAGCAGGCAGTGA
- a CDS encoding ADP-ribosylglycohydrolase family protein: MEEQEAVARVHEWLRTRPDGDRLRIRAEFTARRPDGWRFTVNAAGYLDGTDVGSGLIPSPVLFVPDDGGEVTLDQAAMASPPAEDEWRPDVDPEFDEKVFPDLPVRAIRGWTRSTGEYRANEQYTPGPVWRGFPVPATDAAKLLTYLAVGWISRPEFATALLDCEVLVPLTDGEPLVRPVPGTGDREVIAYSSSALVPGRYPRRWRVPVRELPTSTGLTLDPGTGLVRSLTAAELGTTGERGPRVEEPAPEAGPAVADALPALVEEFGVEPPDLLERHLRYAVNHARDHHFELTPEECVRYLRGFAWQHRNGVRRRAGQAPEWPADLGAHGLIAHVGEDAQPRPVPWTFGKFSAFGTPAGRFAWHRIVGAYAGFAIGDALGGGADPAGPLPLGGLTRHLLFHTDIVLRGLPPVPTGEVPATLPEPDPVGWLAVATRHAGPPPAEFSALLATALAATPAGAVALADVDGEQYANDIARELTGSGAGAEVTEGVELLVAVFQALLTREAFALPVHVRLREVGGELAASTLALREDRDADDVAQLESIGDGRSVRSVLGRALFAVAKRGHDPAAAITLAARSGPVAGAIAGALVGARTGLPGLPWVTALPDLGLLEDIASDVFWYFNRNGLQTETAEHPRWERRYPSGRFTPKPKGPDLRSRLRGSLLAGAIGDALGAKTEFDSIDRIREIAGPAGITDFIPAYGGAGRITDDTQMTLFTLEALIRAHAQQRKTGSADVVHSLQLAYQRWLHTQGVAWDRARGPQSTVEAPDGWLITHQELFSRRAPGLTCFGELEAYGRSGVRGTIERPINNSKGCGGVMRAAPIALWSDDLAEVFRLGAESAALTHGHPSGYLSSGCFAVVVHELLHGKPLLDAVATARAELVKHPGHEEQSEALDAALALAEQGPPTPEKLESLGAGNIGETALSMSVYVALTTTDADTALLAAVNHSGDSDSTGSVCGNLVGAMYGEEALRKSWLAQLELRDVIVGLADDALTEFGPGAPGDDRWFARYPVD; the protein is encoded by the coding sequence ATGGAAGAACAGGAAGCCGTCGCTCGCGTGCACGAGTGGTTGCGCACGCGGCCGGACGGCGACCGGCTGCGGATCCGGGCGGAGTTCACCGCGCGCCGCCCGGACGGCTGGCGCTTCACCGTCAACGCGGCCGGTTACCTGGACGGCACCGACGTCGGTTCGGGGCTGATCCCGAGCCCGGTGCTGTTCGTGCCGGACGACGGCGGCGAGGTCACGCTCGACCAGGCGGCGATGGCGAGCCCGCCCGCCGAGGACGAGTGGCGGCCCGACGTCGACCCCGAGTTCGACGAGAAGGTGTTCCCGGACCTCCCGGTGCGGGCGATCCGCGGCTGGACCCGGTCCACCGGCGAGTACCGGGCCAACGAGCAGTACACGCCCGGCCCGGTCTGGCGCGGGTTCCCGGTGCCGGCGACGGACGCCGCGAAACTGCTGACCTACCTGGCCGTCGGCTGGATCAGCCGTCCCGAGTTCGCCACCGCGCTGCTCGACTGCGAAGTGCTCGTGCCACTGACGGACGGCGAGCCGCTGGTGCGCCCGGTGCCCGGCACCGGCGACCGCGAAGTCATCGCCTACAGCTCGTCGGCGCTCGTCCCCGGGCGCTACCCGCGCCGGTGGCGGGTGCCGGTCCGCGAGCTGCCGACGTCGACCGGGCTGACCCTCGACCCCGGCACCGGGCTGGTCCGCAGCCTGACCGCGGCCGAGCTGGGCACGACCGGCGAACGCGGCCCGCGGGTCGAGGAGCCCGCGCCGGAAGCCGGCCCCGCGGTCGCCGACGCGCTGCCCGCGCTGGTCGAGGAGTTCGGCGTCGAGCCGCCCGACCTGCTCGAACGGCACCTGCGGTACGCGGTCAACCACGCCCGCGACCACCACTTCGAGCTGACGCCCGAGGAGTGCGTCCGCTACCTGCGCGGGTTCGCCTGGCAGCACCGCAACGGCGTCCGCCGCCGCGCGGGCCAGGCCCCGGAATGGCCCGCCGACCTGGGCGCGCACGGCCTGATCGCGCACGTCGGCGAAGACGCGCAGCCCCGGCCGGTGCCGTGGACGTTCGGGAAGTTCTCCGCCTTCGGCACGCCGGCCGGGCGCTTCGCCTGGCACCGGATCGTCGGCGCGTACGCCGGCTTCGCGATCGGTGACGCGCTGGGCGGCGGCGCCGACCCGGCCGGTCCGCTGCCGCTGGGCGGGCTGACGCGCCACCTGCTGTTCCACACCGACATCGTGCTGCGCGGCCTGCCGCCGGTGCCGACCGGCGAAGTGCCGGCCACGCTGCCCGAGCCGGACCCGGTCGGCTGGCTCGCCGTCGCGACCCGGCACGCCGGCCCGCCGCCCGCGGAGTTCTCCGCGCTGCTGGCCACGGCGCTGGCGGCGACCCCGGCCGGCGCGGTCGCGCTCGCCGACGTCGACGGCGAGCAGTACGCGAACGACATCGCCCGCGAGCTGACCGGCAGCGGTGCCGGCGCCGAGGTCACCGAAGGCGTCGAGCTGCTGGTCGCGGTGTTCCAGGCGCTGCTCACGCGGGAAGCGTTCGCGTTGCCCGTGCACGTCCGCCTGCGGGAAGTGGGCGGCGAGCTGGCGGCGTCGACACTGGCGCTGCGCGAGGACCGCGACGCCGACGACGTCGCCCAGCTCGAAAGCATCGGCGACGGCCGGAGCGTGCGCTCGGTGCTCGGCCGCGCGCTGTTCGCCGTGGCCAAGCGCGGCCACGACCCCGCGGCGGCGATCACCCTCGCCGCGCGGTCCGGTCCGGTGGCGGGCGCGATCGCCGGGGCGCTGGTGGGCGCCCGGACCGGCCTGCCGGGCCTGCCCTGGGTGACCGCGCTACCCGACCTCGGACTGCTGGAGGACATCGCGAGCGACGTCTTCTGGTACTTCAACCGCAACGGCCTCCAGACGGAGACCGCGGAACACCCGCGATGGGAGCGCCGGTACCCGAGCGGCCGGTTCACCCCGAAACCGAAGGGACCGGACTTGCGATCGCGACTGCGGGGCAGCCTGCTGGCCGGGGCGATCGGCGACGCGCTGGGCGCGAAGACGGAGTTCGACTCGATCGACCGGATCCGCGAAATCGCCGGGCCGGCCGGGATCACCGACTTCATCCCCGCGTACGGCGGCGCCGGCCGGATCACCGACGACACCCAGATGACGCTCTTCACGCTCGAAGCGCTCATCCGGGCGCACGCCCAGCAGCGGAAGACCGGGTCCGCGGACGTCGTGCACTCGCTGCAGCTGGCCTACCAACGCTGGCTGCACACGCAGGGCGTCGCGTGGGACCGGGCACGCGGGCCGCAGTCCACCGTCGAAGCGCCGGACGGCTGGCTGATCACGCACCAGGAGCTGTTCAGCCGCCGCGCCCCCGGCCTGACCTGCTTCGGCGAGCTCGAGGCGTACGGCCGCTCGGGCGTCCGGGGCACCATCGAACGGCCGATCAACAACTCGAAGGGCTGCGGCGGCGTGATGCGGGCCGCACCGATCGCGTTGTGGTCGGACGACCTCGCGGAGGTGTTCCGGCTCGGCGCCGAGAGCGCGGCGCTGACCCACGGTCACCCGAGCGGGTATTTGTCGTCGGGGTGCTTCGCGGTGGTCGTGCACGAGCTGCTGCACGGAAAGCCGCTGCTCGACGCGGTCGCGACCGCGCGGGCCGAGCTCGTGAAGCACCCGGGGCACGAGGAGCAGAGCGAGGCGCTCGACGCGGCGCTGGCACTGGCGGAGCAGGGCCCGCCGACGCCGGAGAAGCTCGAGTCGCTCGGCGCGGGGAACATCGGCGAGACCGCGTTGTCGATGTCGGTGTACGTCGCGCTGACCACCACCGACGCCGACACGGCGTTGCTCGCGGCGGTCAACCACAGCGGGGACAGCGACTCGACCGGCTCGGTCTGCGGCAACCTCGTCGGCGCGATGTACGGCGAGGAAGCACTGCGGAAGAGCTGGCTGGCGCAGCTGGAGCTCCGCGACGTCATCGTCGGCCTGGCGGACGACGCGCTCACCGAGTTCGGCCCGGGTGCGCCGGGCGACGACCGGTGGTTCGCTCGGTACCCGGTCGACTAA